In one Hyphomicrobium sp. 99 genomic region, the following are encoded:
- the cmk gene encoding (d)CMP kinase: MIIAIDGPAASGKGTLARRIAAHFGMAWLDTGLLYRAVARDVLSAGRDLEDVQAAIAAAKSVNAETLNDPGLRGPRVGDAASIIAKIPEVRAALLEYQRVFARQDNGAVLDGRDIGTVVCPDAHVKIFVTASDEARAKRRFLEHQSRGESVTYDDLLVDIRRRDARDSSRSAAPMFAAGDALHLDTTSLDADQAFAAALQLIDGARKTR; this comes from the coding sequence TTGATCATTGCGATCGATGGTCCGGCCGCTTCCGGCAAAGGCACTCTCGCAAGGCGCATCGCCGCCCATTTCGGCATGGCTTGGCTCGATACCGGACTTCTCTATCGCGCGGTCGCTAGAGATGTCCTCTCGGCAGGCCGCGATCTGGAGGACGTTCAGGCGGCGATCGCGGCCGCGAAATCGGTCAACGCCGAGACGTTGAATGATCCCGGGTTGCGCGGGCCGCGGGTCGGCGATGCCGCCTCGATCATTGCAAAAATTCCCGAGGTGCGCGCAGCGTTGCTCGAGTATCAGCGGGTCTTCGCGCGGCAGGACAACGGCGCCGTTCTCGACGGACGCGATATCGGCACGGTTGTCTGTCCCGACGCGCATGTGAAAATTTTCGTTACCGCTTCCGATGAAGCGCGGGCGAAACGGCGCTTTCTGGAGCATCAGTCGCGCGGCGAGAGCGTTACCTACGACGACCTACTGGTCGATATCCGCCGGAGAGATGCGCGCGACAGCAGTCGTTCTGCTGCGCCGATGTTCGCTGCAGGCGATGCCCTTCATCTGGATACGACGTCATTAGACGCGGATCAGGCGTTTGCTGCTGCGCTGCAATTGATCGATGGGGCGCGGAAGACCCGCTGA
- the aroA gene encoding 3-phosphoshikimate 1-carboxyvinyltransferase: protein MNTTSIPKPLSSRRAAPLKGKVRVPGDKSISHRALIFGALATGTTRITGLLEAEDVINTARAVVALGAMAEKRGDVWEVKGRGVGGLRAPSGPLDFGNSGTGTRLMMGVVAGHPITVTMAGDASLSRRPMRRVLAPLVDMGLEILEPGKETLPLTLKGTNELTPIVYVLPVPSAQVKSAVLIAGLHAAGETTVVEREPTRDHTERMLRHFGATVRTEAKGADTHITVKGHAELTGKEVHVPGDPSSAAFLAAAALLVPGSDITIEGILINPTRVGLYTTLQEMGGDITFLNEREEGGEPVADIRVRASRLKGVRVPAERAPSMIDEYPVLAAISAFAEGDTRMDGLAELKVKESDRLQATAAGLTANGATVRVEGDSLTVTGTGGLKGGGVVTTHLDHRIAMAFLTAGLASEQPIVVDDSTMIATSFPEFRQLMETLGAQYEEPVGR, encoded by the coding sequence TTGAACACTACATCCATACCGAAACCGCTGTCGTCTCGCCGCGCCGCGCCACTCAAGGGCAAGGTGCGCGTTCCGGGCGATAAATCGATCTCTCACCGGGCCCTGATTTTCGGGGCTCTGGCGACTGGCACCACGCGCATCACGGGGCTTCTGGAGGCCGAGGACGTCATCAACACTGCGCGAGCGGTGGTTGCACTCGGCGCGATGGCCGAGAAGCGCGGTGATGTTTGGGAGGTCAAAGGTCGCGGCGTCGGCGGGCTCAGGGCGCCCAGCGGTCCGCTCGATTTCGGTAATTCCGGCACCGGAACGCGGCTGATGATGGGCGTCGTCGCCGGTCATCCGATCACGGTGACGATGGCGGGCGATGCGTCATTATCTCGCCGGCCGATGCGGCGGGTTTTGGCTCCGCTCGTAGACATGGGTCTCGAAATTCTCGAGCCCGGCAAAGAGACGCTGCCGCTGACCCTCAAGGGTACAAACGAGCTGACACCGATCGTCTACGTGCTTCCTGTGCCTTCGGCGCAGGTGAAAAGCGCCGTTCTGATTGCTGGTCTACATGCGGCAGGCGAAACGACTGTTGTCGAGCGCGAGCCAACGCGCGATCACACGGAGCGGATGCTGCGCCATTTCGGGGCGACGGTCAGGACCGAGGCTAAAGGCGCGGATACACACATTACCGTGAAGGGACACGCCGAGCTCACGGGCAAGGAGGTCCACGTTCCCGGCGATCCGTCATCGGCGGCATTTCTGGCAGCTGCGGCATTGCTCGTGCCGGGTTCGGACATCACGATCGAGGGCATTCTAATCAATCCGACGCGCGTCGGTCTTTATACGACGCTGCAGGAAATGGGCGGCGATATCACGTTCCTGAATGAGCGCGAGGAGGGTGGCGAACCCGTTGCGGACATTCGTGTTCGCGCGTCCCGTCTCAAGGGCGTTCGCGTTCCTGCGGAGCGGGCGCCGTCGATGATCGACGAATATCCGGTGCTCGCTGCGATCTCGGCTTTTGCCGAGGGCGATACGCGGATGGACGGCTTGGCCGAACTCAAGGTCAAGGAGAGCGACCGGCTGCAGGCCACGGCTGCAGGCTTGACGGCCAATGGTGCGACTGTGCGGGTCGAGGGCGACAGCCTTACGGTTACCGGCACTGGCGGCCTGAAAGGCGGCGGCGTCGTTACAACCCATCTCGATCATCGGATCGCGATGGCGTTTTTGACGGCCGGTCTTGCGAGCGAACAGCCGATTGTCGTGGACGACTCAACCATGATCGCGACGAGCTTTCCGGAGTTCCGGCAGCTGATGGAAACGCTCGGGGCTCAATATGAAGAGCCTGTCGGCCGGTGA
- a CDS encoding TIGR02300 family protein gives MATKQARGTKRTCQNCDERFYDLGHDPIICPFCNSKYVIASSPAALAALQAEQRDLAAKKAKKAASVDEADGELPVVEGEEALVDVETDDTGAEDDETFLEEEEEEGGDVSNIIGGPAGEGDEEP, from the coding sequence ATGGCGACCAAGCAAGCGCGAGGGACGAAGCGCACCTGTCAAAACTGCGACGAGCGCTTCTACGATCTCGGTCACGACCCCATCATCTGCCCATTCTGCAATAGCAAATATGTGATCGCCTCTTCACCTGCGGCGCTTGCTGCCCTCCAGGCCGAGCAGCGAGACCTCGCAGCCAAGAAGGCGAAGAAGGCAGCTTCCGTCGATGAAGCCGACGGCGAATTGCCGGTCGTCGAGGGCGAAGAGGCTCTTGTCGACGTCGAAACCGATGATACCGGCGCCGAAGACGATGAGACCTTCCTCGAAGAAGAGGAAGAAGAAGGCGGCGACGTATCCAACATCATCGGCGGTCCCGCAGGCGAGGGCGACGAAGAGCCCTAA
- a CDS encoding carbon starvation CstA family protein, protein MFNWRLNLIWVAVAALGATSLGIVALSRGETINAIWLVSAAICSYLLAYRYYSRFIADRVLRLDERRLTPAQRFNDGLDYCPTDKTVLFGHHFAAIAGAGPLVGPVLAAQMGYLPGTLWLIFGVIFAGAVQDFVMLWASTRRDGRSLGEMIRTELGQIAGTIAMIGVLLIMVILLAVLALVVVKALKQSPWATFTVMMTIPIAVLMGIYGRFIRPGRIAEMSIIGFALLMLSLIFGRYVAEDPTLGPMFNYTGEQLSMMLIVYGFVASVLPVWTLLAPRDYLSTFLKIGTIAGLAIGIFVVLPDLRMPAVTKFIDGTGPVFAGNLFPFLFITIACGAISGFHALVSSGTTPKMLDNEVNARLIGYGAMLMESFVAIMALVAATTLEPGLYFALNSPAALIGTTPESAAAAISGWGFAITPDMLKEAATNVGEQTILSRTGGAPTLAVGMADILSSAIGGKALMAFWYHFAILFEALFILTTIDAGTRVARFMIQDLIGTFRPSFRETRSWTANIVATSIAVGGWGYFLYQGVIDPLGGINTLWPLFGIANQMLACIALTLCTVILFKMKRQRYAWVTLAPATWVAICTLTAGWQKIFSENPAIGFVAHAEKFSNALASGTIIAPAKSVEDMQRIVFNDYLNATLTGLLIALVVAMAGFGIAAVMKALANPDISARESAMVAAE, encoded by the coding sequence ATGTTTAACTGGCGCTTGAACCTCATTTGGGTGGCCGTCGCTGCGCTCGGCGCCACTTCACTCGGAATTGTCGCGCTGTCGCGAGGCGAGACGATAAACGCCATCTGGCTCGTCTCCGCTGCGATCTGCTCCTATCTGCTCGCCTACCGGTACTACAGCCGCTTCATCGCTGACCGCGTGCTCCGCCTCGATGAACGGCGCCTCACGCCCGCCCAGCGCTTCAACGACGGGCTCGACTACTGCCCAACCGACAAAACCGTCCTTTTTGGCCATCACTTCGCAGCCATCGCCGGAGCGGGCCCCCTCGTCGGCCCCGTGCTCGCGGCGCAGATGGGCTATCTGCCCGGAACGCTCTGGCTGATCTTCGGCGTCATCTTTGCAGGCGCTGTGCAGGATTTCGTCATGCTCTGGGCCTCGACCCGCCGTGACGGACGATCCCTCGGCGAAATGATTCGCACCGAACTCGGCCAGATCGCCGGCACGATCGCGATGATCGGCGTCCTCCTCATCATGGTCATCTTGCTCGCGGTTCTGGCGCTTGTCGTCGTCAAGGCTCTGAAGCAAAGCCCGTGGGCAACCTTCACCGTCATGATGACGATCCCGATTGCCGTGCTCATGGGCATCTACGGCCGCTTCATTCGGCCGGGACGCATCGCCGAGATGTCGATCATCGGCTTTGCTCTTCTGATGCTGTCTTTGATCTTCGGTCGCTACGTCGCCGAGGATCCGACGCTTGGCCCGATGTTCAACTACACCGGCGAACAGCTTTCGATGATGCTGATTGTCTACGGCTTCGTCGCATCCGTGCTGCCGGTATGGACGCTGCTGGCGCCACGCGACTACCTGTCCACATTCCTGAAAATCGGCACGATCGCAGGTTTGGCGATCGGCATTTTCGTGGTGCTTCCCGATCTCAGAATGCCGGCGGTCACGAAATTCATCGATGGCACCGGTCCGGTCTTCGCGGGCAACCTCTTCCCGTTCCTGTTCATCACGATTGCCTGCGGCGCGATCTCGGGCTTCCACGCGCTTGTCTCGTCCGGAACGACGCCGAAGATGCTCGACAACGAGGTCAACGCCCGCCTCATCGGCTACGGCGCGATGCTGATGGAAAGCTTCGTCGCCATCATGGCGTTAGTCGCGGCGACGACCCTCGAACCAGGGCTCTATTTTGCGCTGAACAGTCCGGCTGCCCTCATCGGAACGACACCGGAATCAGCCGCCGCAGCGATCTCCGGCTGGGGCTTCGCCATTACGCCCGACATGCTGAAGGAAGCCGCAACCAACGTCGGCGAGCAGACAATCCTCTCCCGGACTGGTGGCGCGCCCACGCTCGCCGTCGGCATGGCCGATATTCTTTCGAGCGCCATCGGCGGCAAAGCCCTGATGGCCTTCTGGTATCACTTCGCCATCCTCTTCGAAGCGCTCTTCATCCTGACGACCATCGACGCCGGAACGCGCGTTGCGCGCTTCATGATCCAGGATCTGATCGGCACCTTCCGTCCGTCTTTCCGGGAAACGCGTTCGTGGACGGCAAACATCGTCGCGACATCCATCGCCGTCGGCGGGTGGGGCTATTTCCTCTACCAAGGCGTGATCGATCCCTTGGGCGGTATCAATACGCTCTGGCCGCTGTTCGGCATCGCGAACCAGATGCTCGCCTGCATCGCGCTGACGCTCTGCACCGTCATCCTCTTCAAGATGAAACGGCAGCGCTACGCTTGGGTGACGCTCGCGCCCGCAACCTGGGTCGCAATTTGCACGCTGACTGCCGGCTGGCAGAAGATCTTCAGCGAGAACCCGGCAATCGGCTTCGTTGCCCATGCTGAGAAATTCTCGAACGCGCTCGCATCCGGCACGATCATCGCCCCTGCCAAATCCGTCGAAGACATGCAGCGCATCGTCTTCAACGACTATCTGAACGCCACGCTGACAGGCCTCTTGATCGCGCTCGTGGTCGCCATGGCCGGGTTCGGCATAGCGGCGGTCATGAAGGCCCTCGCCAACCCGGATATTTCGGCTCGGGAGAGCGCAATGGTTGCGGCGGAGTGA
- a CDS encoding YbdD/YjiX family protein: MHRPGTGLLFKFATGVAKTARLMVGVPDYDAYVAHRRHAHPGEPVMSYEDFFRERQASRYGEGGGKISRCC, translated from the coding sequence ATGCACAGACCCGGCACCGGCCTGCTCTTTAAGTTCGCAACCGGCGTCGCCAAAACGGCGCGCCTGATGGTCGGCGTCCCGGACTACGACGCTTACGTCGCACATCGTCGCCACGCCCATCCAGGCGAGCCGGTAATGAGCTATGAGGATTTCTTCCGCGAACGTCAGGCGAGCCGGTACGGCGAAGGCGGCGGCAAAATCAGCCGCTGCTGCTGA
- a CDS encoding ABC-F family ATP-binding cassette domain-containing protein, whose product MAPPLITLKDINLTFGGTPLLEGAELTVAPGDRVCLVGRNGSGKSTLLKIAAGFVEPDRGERFAHPNASIRYLRQEADFTGFETVRAYIEAGLGPTDDPYQADYLLMELGLDGEADPRTLSGGEARRAGLAQAIVAKPDVLLLDEPTNHLDLTAIEWLESTLQASRSALLLISHDRRFLETLSRSTVWLDRGKTRRLEQGFAAFEDWRDKVLEEEEIERHKLDRKIVRENQWMHGGVTGRRKRNVRRVRELKAMRQEVREQRHVVGTVRLDASEGSLSGKLVVEATGISKAYADTDIVRGLDLRVMRGDRLGIVGPNGAGKTTLIKLLTGQISPDSGNIRHGANLEIVALDQKRDELNPNWTVSDALTGGRGDQVIINGKARHVASYMQDFLFLPEQRLSPIRVLSGGERARLMLARALAKPSNVLILDEPTNDLDLETLDLLQELLSDYPGTLLLVSHDRDFLDRIVTSVLAPDGDGYWTEYAGGYSDMLAQRKGEALQKKSQSNSPAASRKGSADSNAASAQSKQKLSFKDKHALTTLPVEMAKLEAEIQDLAAKLADADLFTRDRALFDKTSDRLGQAQMQLEAAETRWLELEEKREALESLG is encoded by the coding sequence ATGGCACCTCCTCTCATTACGCTCAAAGACATTAACCTGACCTTCGGCGGAACTCCGCTGCTCGAAGGCGCCGAGCTGACCGTCGCTCCAGGCGACCGCGTCTGCCTCGTCGGCCGCAACGGTTCCGGAAAATCGACCCTGCTGAAAATAGCGGCAGGCTTCGTCGAGCCGGATCGCGGCGAGCGCTTCGCCCATCCGAACGCCAGCATCCGCTACCTTCGGCAGGAGGCTGATTTCACGGGCTTCGAAACGGTTCGCGCTTACATCGAAGCCGGGCTCGGTCCAACCGATGATCCCTACCAGGCCGACTACCTTTTGATGGAACTCGGTCTCGACGGCGAAGCCGATCCCCGAACGCTTTCCGGCGGCGAGGCACGGCGCGCCGGTCTCGCCCAGGCCATCGTCGCAAAGCCCGACGTTCTGCTGCTCGACGAACCGACGAACCATCTCGATCTCACCGCGATCGAATGGCTGGAATCGACCTTGCAGGCTTCTCGCTCGGCCCTGCTGCTTATCAGCCACGACCGGCGGTTCCTCGAAACGCTCTCGCGTTCGACCGTCTGGCTCGACCGCGGCAAGACACGCCGCCTCGAACAAGGCTTCGCCGCGTTCGAAGACTGGCGCGACAAGGTGCTCGAAGAGGAAGAAATCGAGCGCCATAAGCTCGACCGAAAGATTGTCCGCGAAAACCAGTGGATGCACGGCGGCGTCACCGGCCGGCGCAAGCGCAACGTGCGCCGCGTGCGCGAGCTGAAAGCCATGCGCCAGGAAGTGCGCGAACAGCGCCATGTCGTCGGAACCGTCCGCCTGGACGCCTCGGAAGGCAGCCTCTCCGGCAAGCTCGTCGTCGAAGCGACCGGCATCTCGAAAGCTTACGCCGACACCGACATCGTCAGGGGTCTCGATCTCCGTGTCATGCGCGGTGATCGGCTTGGCATCGTCGGTCCGAACGGCGCCGGCAAGACCACACTGATCAAATTGCTGACCGGCCAGATCTCGCCGGACAGCGGCAATATCCGTCACGGCGCCAATCTCGAGATCGTGGCACTCGACCAGAAGCGCGACGAACTCAATCCCAATTGGACGGTATCGGACGCACTGACGGGTGGACGTGGTGATCAGGTCATCATCAACGGAAAGGCGCGGCACGTCGCGAGCTACATGCAGGACTTCCTGTTCCTGCCCGAGCAGCGGCTTTCGCCGATCCGCGTCCTATCGGGCGGAGAACGCGCACGATTGATGTTGGCCCGCGCGCTCGCAAAGCCATCGAACGTCCTCATCCTCGACGAGCCGACGAACGATCTCGATCTCGAAACGCTCGATCTCTTGCAGGAACTTCTATCCGATTACCCAGGCACGCTTTTGCTCGTCAGCCATGACCGCGATTTCCTCGATCGCATCGTGACGAGCGTATTGGCTCCGGACGGCGACGGATATTGGACTGAATATGCCGGTGGCTATTCCGATATGCTCGCCCAGCGCAAGGGCGAGGCTCTGCAAAAGAAATCGCAGTCGAATTCTCCGGCGGCGTCACGCAAAGGCAGCGCTGACTCGAACGCGGCTTCAGCGCAATCGAAACAGAAGTTGTCATTCAAGGACAAGCACGCCCTGACGACGCTTCCCGTCGAAATGGCGAAGCTCGAAGCCGAAATCCAGGACCTCGCTGCGAAACTTGCCGACGCCGATCTCTTCACGCGCGATCGTGCATTGTTCGACAAAACGAGCGACCGGTTGGGACAGGCCCAAATGCAGCTCGAAGCTGCTGAAACGCGCTGGCTGGAACTTGAGGAAAAACGCGAGGCACTCGAGAGCCTCGGGTAA
- the pqqA gene encoding pyrroloquinoline quinone precursor peptide PqqA — protein sequence MKTWSKPEVREQEVGLEVTSYLPAEIDLI from the coding sequence ATGAAGACGTGGTCGAAGCCCGAAGTTCGCGAGCAGGAAGTTGGTCTCGAAGTGACCAGCTATCTGCCGGCTGAGATCGACCTCATCTAA
- a CDS encoding Hsp20 family protein — MTRLTALSNPLLLGFEEIERLVDRATKGGDGYPPYNIERVARNDDAGELLRITLAVAGFTRDELEITLEDKQLTVRGKQRDDKERDYLYRGIASRQFSRTFVLADGIEVKSAELSNGLLAVDLQRLEPERLVRRIEIGTAKQIKTDQKPDLS; from the coding sequence ATGACACGCCTAACCGCACTTTCGAACCCACTGCTTCTGGGTTTCGAAGAAATCGAACGGCTGGTCGATCGCGCCACCAAGGGTGGCGACGGTTATCCACCCTATAACATCGAGAGAGTCGCCCGGAACGATGACGCCGGCGAGCTTCTTCGGATTACATTGGCCGTGGCCGGCTTCACGCGAGACGAGCTCGAAATCACGCTCGAAGACAAACAATTGACCGTTCGTGGCAAGCAACGGGACGACAAAGAACGTGATTATCTCTATCGGGGCATCGCGTCCCGGCAGTTTTCACGAACGTTCGTCTTGGCCGACGGTATCGAAGTGAAAAGTGCCGAGCTGTCGAATGGGCTCTTGGCCGTTGATCTACAGCGCCTCGAACCGGAGCGCCTTGTCCGGCGTATTGAGATAGGGACCGCGAAACAGATCAAAACAGATCAAAAGCCGGACCTGAGCTGA
- a CDS encoding DUF1150 domain-containing protein: protein MNTKTTVKATEVHDVVAPVMSELELARLGGGEVAYIKTLTSDEAIEMFPQIEGLPKGIPLFSLHAADGTPIALTDTLQAAIGHAQEDELLIAPLH, encoded by the coding sequence ATGAACACTAAGACCACCGTAAAAGCCACCGAAGTCCACGATGTTGTAGCGCCAGTCATGAGCGAGCTGGAGCTTGCACGGCTTGGTGGCGGCGAGGTCGCTTACATCAAGACGCTGACCTCGGACGAAGCAATAGAGATGTTTCCGCAGATCGAAGGACTGCCGAAGGGCATTCCGCTCTTCTCGCTTCACGCGGCCGACGGTACGCCAATCGCGTTGACGGACACGCTGCAGGCGGCCATTGGGCATGCTCAGGAAGACGAGCTGTTGATCGCGCCGCTCCACTAA
- a CDS encoding complex I NDUFA9 subunit family protein — MAENGKLATVFGGSGFIGRYIVWSLARKGYRVRAAVRRPDLAGYLQPMGVVGQIHAVQANLRFADSIARAVEGADIVINAVGILSPTGAQTFEALHAKGAERVAKAAKEAGASRLVHISAIGADKESASRYARTKAEGERATFAEFPSALVLRPSIVFGPEDEFFNRFAAMARISPFLPLVGGGDTKFQPVFVGDVGQAAANAATGTGKSGTIYELGGPEVLSFRDLLKATLLYSDRHRLLLPLPFGVAKLMAILSSPLPNSLRPLTLDQVRLLQSDNVVSEAAKKEGRTIAALGIENPASIDGIVPEYLERFKPKGQYAHYHP; from the coding sequence ATGGCAGAAAACGGCAAGCTGGCGACGGTGTTCGGAGGCTCCGGATTTATCGGGCGCTACATCGTTTGGTCGTTGGCTCGAAAGGGCTACCGCGTCCGCGCCGCTGTCCGCAGGCCGGATCTTGCGGGCTATCTGCAACCCATGGGCGTGGTCGGGCAGATTCATGCCGTCCAGGCCAACCTCCGCTTCGCCGATTCGATTGCGCGAGCTGTTGAGGGCGCCGACATCGTCATCAACGCCGTCGGCATTTTGTCGCCGACCGGCGCACAGACCTTCGAGGCTCTCCACGCGAAGGGTGCGGAGCGCGTTGCGAAGGCTGCCAAGGAAGCTGGCGCCTCTCGCCTTGTCCATATTTCGGCAATCGGCGCCGACAAGGAATCTGCGTCGCGGTATGCGCGGACGAAGGCCGAGGGCGAGCGGGCGACGTTTGCCGAATTCCCCTCAGCTCTCGTGCTGAGACCATCTATCGTGTTCGGTCCGGAGGATGAATTCTTCAACCGTTTTGCCGCCATGGCGCGGATCAGTCCGTTCCTTCCGCTCGTCGGCGGCGGTGACACAAAATTTCAACCGGTATTTGTCGGCGACGTCGGTCAGGCCGCTGCCAATGCCGCGACCGGGACTGGAAAGTCCGGCACGATCTATGAACTGGGCGGCCCCGAGGTCCTGAGTTTCCGGGATCTCCTCAAGGCGACGCTGCTGTACTCGGATCGCCACCGCCTGCTGTTACCTCTGCCGTTCGGCGTGGCGAAACTCATGGCGATCCTAAGTTCGCCATTGCCGAACTCGCTGCGTCCCCTGACGCTCGATCAGGTCCGCCTCCTGCAGTCCGATAACGTGGTGTCGGAGGCGGCGAAGAAAGAGGGGCGAACGATTGCGGCGCTCGGGATCGAAAACCCGGCTTCCATCGACGGGATCGTTCCGGAGTACCTCGAGCGCTTCAAGCCGAAGGGCCAGTACGCGCATTATCACCCGTAG
- a CDS encoding integrase arm-type DNA-binding domain-containing protein, translating into MPLTVTAIRAAKPGAKPYKLADGGGLFLLVNPTGSRLWRLKYRVGGREKLLAIGAYPDVSLAKARERRDEARKSIADGGDPSALKKRASRKAKAAETNTFRTVAKEHLAKLTREGLAEVTLGKRRWLLEFAYPDFGDRDVGSISSADVLQALRRVEVKGHHETARRLRSVIGSVFRYAIATARIENDPTIALRGALTTPKVRHRPAVTSAIELGRLLRAIDTYQGQPATSAALKLMPILFPRPGELRAARWVEFDLETAIWSIPAERMKMRRVHRSPLPRQAVAILRTLQAVTGGNEYVFPCIGAAKKPISENTLNGALRRLGFGPDVATAHGFRATASTLLNECGLWNPDAIERQLAHAENDQIRRAYLRGEHWEERTRMMTWWADYLDTLRAENVIPFGRKQSLRAP; encoded by the coding sequence ATGCCCCTGACTGTTACGGCCATCCGAGCCGCTAAACCGGGTGCCAAACCCTACAAGCTTGCGGACGGCGGCGGTCTGTTCCTGCTGGTCAATCCAACCGGCTCACGCCTTTGGCGGCTGAAGTATCGCGTGGGCGGCCGCGAGAAGCTTCTCGCCATCGGCGCCTATCCTGACGTGTCGTTGGCTAAGGCGCGCGAACGCCGCGATGAGGCAAGAAAGTCCATCGCGGACGGTGGTGATCCGTCTGCCCTCAAGAAGCGGGCGAGCAGGAAAGCCAAAGCAGCCGAGACGAACACCTTTCGCACCGTCGCCAAAGAACATCTGGCCAAACTGACCCGCGAAGGCCTCGCCGAAGTCACGCTGGGAAAACGGCGGTGGCTGCTTGAATTCGCTTACCCGGATTTCGGCGATCGGGACGTGGGGTCTATTTCGTCGGCGGATGTATTGCAGGCGCTCCGGCGGGTTGAAGTCAAGGGGCACCACGAAACGGCGCGACGCTTGCGCTCCGTGATCGGCTCCGTCTTCCGCTATGCCATCGCCACCGCGCGAATTGAAAACGATCCGACCATTGCGCTGAGGGGAGCCCTCACAACCCCAAAGGTCCGCCACCGGCCGGCCGTCACGTCGGCCATCGAGCTTGGCCGGCTGCTGCGCGCTATCGACACGTATCAAGGGCAGCCAGCCACATCTGCCGCTTTGAAACTGATGCCGATCCTCTTTCCGCGTCCCGGGGAATTGCGGGCGGCCCGTTGGGTCGAATTCGATCTTGAGACCGCAATCTGGTCAATTCCGGCGGAGCGGATGAAAATGCGCCGTGTGCACCGCTCGCCGCTGCCGCGTCAGGCCGTGGCGATCCTGCGGACGCTTCAGGCTGTGACCGGCGGAAACGAATATGTGTTCCCCTGCATCGGCGCAGCCAAAAAACCGATTAGCGAAAACACGCTGAACGGCGCGTTGCGGCGCCTTGGCTTCGGCCCCGACGTGGCCACCGCCCATGGCTTCCGCGCCACTGCGTCAACGCTGCTCAACGAATGCGGGCTCTGGAATCCAGATGCCATCGAGCGCCAACTGGCCCATGCGGAAAACGATCAAATCCGCCGCGCCTACCTCAGGGGCGAGCACTGGGAAGAGCGCACACGGATGATGACGTGGTGGGCCGATTATCTCGATACGCTTCGTGCCGAGAATGTGATTCCCTTTGGCCGCAAGCAGTCGCTGAGGGCGCCCTAG
- a CDS encoding AlpA family transcriptional regulator — protein MTSDSTRPSLIRLEAVKARTCLSRSTIYSYMRDGRFPQPVSISERCVAWIESEIDAWIADRIAATRKG, from the coding sequence ATGACCTCAGATAGTACCCGCCCATCGCTGATCCGCCTCGAGGCGGTGAAGGCGCGCACCTGCCTCAGCCGCAGCACGATCTATTCTTACATGCGCGACGGCCGCTTCCCGCAACCGGTTTCCATTTCGGAACGCTGCGTTGCGTGGATCGAATCGGAAATTGACGCATGGATCGCTGACCGCATTGCCGCCACGCGCAAAGGTTGA
- a CDS encoding helix-turn-helix domain-containing protein yields the protein MAYDVAEAARLLGVHRNTIRRWLKDGLEPIDDRRPLLIHGSRLKAFLSQRMRSRKRTCRPGEFYCFRCRAPRKPWGGMADVTLRTEKLASLRALCAACETPMYRAIRVADLPCLRALIDLQTMEPERLNDRPSPT from the coding sequence ATGGCCTATGATGTGGCAGAAGCCGCGAGACTCCTTGGCGTCCACCGCAATACGATCCGGCGGTGGCTCAAGGATGGGTTGGAGCCCATCGACGATCGGCGCCCGCTGCTAATCCACGGCTCGCGTCTGAAAGCATTTCTTTCCCAGCGAATGCGCAGTCGCAAGCGAACCTGCCGACCCGGCGAATTTTACTGCTTTCGGTGCCGTGCGCCACGCAAACCTTGGGGCGGAATGGCTGATGTGACGTTACGAACGGAAAAGCTCGCATCTCTACGTGCTCTGTGTGCTGCGTGCGAAACGCCGATGTACCGCGCCATCCGCGTAGCCGACCTGCCGTGCCTGCGCGCTCTGATCGACCTGCAAACGATGGAGCCGGAACGATTGAATGATCGTCCTAGCCCCACCTGA